The following proteins are encoded in a genomic region of candidate division WOR-3 bacterium:
- a CDS encoding energy transducer TonB, with the protein MIKKPLLKQLFIATIILLSVFCARKPILWQGHYANFVTPENPKEDFKVGEFLVVSYAPSEELKYSKIFYKFAIIKDSTQIGLISYEKIAGSGYLLVYEYFDKYDPLIDKRERFFETEKKSLMTLALYRLPLSYNELKYFVTTTLLNLKELTYVDYTTEGDTITLSFNPDGKWHARISKDINITFAVPRILKINKDITVFIKDRINWQFADNLEILEKNTADVVIITPEPKKIASINYELIEKKPQLVSSPKPYYPRELIKKGIEGSVIVGMVIDVDGSVLSCKVIKSSGYAELDFSALSAGLKYKFTPAIQGGKPVIVSIACPFNFRLSD; encoded by the coding sequence ATGATAAAGAAACCATTATTGAAACAATTATTTATCGCCACAATAATCTTGCTGTCTGTATTCTGCGCACGCAAACCTATATTATGGCAGGGTCATTACGCAAATTTCGTCACGCCGGAAAATCCAAAAGAAGATTTCAAGGTAGGTGAATTTTTGGTTGTTTCATATGCACCATCTGAAGAACTAAAATATTCTAAAATTTTCTACAAGTTTGCCATTATAAAAGATAGCACACAAATTGGATTGATTTCTTATGAAAAAATAGCTGGTAGCGGCTACTTACTCGTATACGAATATTTTGATAAATATGATCCATTGATTGACAAAAGAGAAAGATTCTTTGAAACCGAAAAAAAGAGCTTGATGACACTTGCATTATACAGACTGCCACTTTCTTACAATGAATTAAAATACTTCGTTACTACAACACTGCTCAATTTAAAGGAATTGACTTATGTTGATTATACTACTGAAGGCGATACCATTACTCTATCATTCAATCCTGATGGAAAATGGCATGCAAGAATCTCTAAAGATATCAACATCACATTTGCGGTTCCGCGTATTTTGAAAATAAATAAGGACATAACAGTATTTATAAAGGATCGTATAAACTGGCAATTTGCCGATAATTTGGAAATATTAGAAAAAAATACCGCCGATGTAGTAATTATAACCCCGGAGCCAAAAAAAATCGCGTCTATCAATTACGAGTTGATTGAAAAGAAACCCCAGTTGGTCAGCAGCCCTAAACCTTATTATCCAAGAGAATTGATAAAGAAAGGCATTGAAGGAAGTGTAATAGTAGGTATGGTTATTGATGTTGATGGTAGTGTTTTAAGTTGTAAAGTCATAAAATCAAGCGGATATGCGGAACTGGATTTTTCTGCCCTATCCGCAGGTTTAAAATATAAATTTACTCCGGCTATACAAGGTGGCAAGCCGGTCATAGTATCAATCGCGTGCCCTTTCAACTTTAGATTGTCAGACTAA
- a CDS encoding ArsR family transcriptional regulator: MRKKKIPEIRYMASRICRVLANPTAYEILHILKKGAKTMIELGEILGLHISTVSHVLKSLRQLDLVRYDVKFRERIYWIKEDAILLVMADLEEMVKRIKTKEY; this comes from the coding sequence GTGCGAAAAAAGAAAATTCCAGAAATAAGATACATGGCCTCAAGAATTTGCAGGGTTCTGGCTAATCCTACTGCCTATGAAATACTACATATTCTTAAGAAGGGTGCGAAAACAATGATAGAACTTGGTGAAATTTTGGGATTACATATTTCCACAGTATCTCATGTTTTGAAATCGCTACGCCAGTTAGATCTGGTCAGGTATGATGTTAAGTTCAGAGAAAGGATTTATTGGATCAAGGAAGATGCGATTCTTTTGGTGATGGCAGACCTTGAAGAAATGGTTAAGAGAATAAAAACCAAGGAATATTAA
- a CDS encoding type II toxin-antitoxin system RelE/ParE family toxin produces MAKIIWAEPALKDLEGIYDYIARDSHLFARHQIEEIFKAVERLVQFPKSGRRLPEFPDLPYREIIVKNYRVVYRFDEELNQIIIISIIHSSRLLKRIENT; encoded by the coding sequence GTGGCGAAAATAATTTGGGCTGAACCAGCGTTAAAGGATCTGGAGGGAATATATGATTACATTGCCCGCGATTCACACTTATTTGCCCGACATCAAATAGAAGAAATTTTCAAGGCTGTTGAACGTTTGGTACAATTTCCAAAGTCAGGGCGTCGGTTACCTGAATTTCCTGACTTACCTTACCGTGAAATCATAGTAAAAAATTATCGTGTAGTGTACCGCTTTGATGAGGAACTAAATCAGATAATTATAATTTCTATAATCCATAGCTCAAGATTGTTAAAAAGAATAGAAAATACTTAA
- a CDS encoding prepilin peptidase, whose product MKIFYSIVIFIFGSALGSFLNVLIYRMPRGLSIVNPGSFCPHCKKPIKWYENIPILSFIFLGGKCNKCKNSISIQYPIVELLTALLLLWSFTKFSFRIEFFFIAIFFIILIVISGIDFKHQVIPDIFSIPGIFVGLVYQFINHNFLPGLVGAFFGGGIIFLIRVLGGWAYKKEVMGMGDVYLVALIGAFVGFPMIIPAIFIAALVGTIFGIIYLAVTHQSKDNPIPFGPFLSAGGAIVVIFHHQIIHFLRSLGIYF is encoded by the coding sequence TTGAAAATTTTTTATTCAATTGTTATTTTTATTTTCGGCTCGGCGCTGGGAAGTTTTCTTAATGTCTTGATTTACAGAATGCCCAGGGGTTTATCTATCGTGAATCCCGGCTCATTTTGTCCCCACTGTAAGAAGCCAATAAAATGGTATGAGAATATTCCGATATTGAGTTTTATATTTTTAGGTGGTAAATGCAATAAGTGTAAAAATTCGATTTCAATTCAATATCCAATTGTTGAGTTATTGACTGCACTGCTTCTACTCTGGTCATTTACAAAATTTTCGTTTAGGATAGAATTCTTTTTTATCGCAATATTTTTCATAATTCTGATTGTAATTTCTGGCATTGATTTTAAACATCAAGTCATACCGGATATTTTTTCAATTCCCGGAATATTTGTTGGATTAGTCTATCAATTTATAAATCATAATTTTTTACCTGGTTTGGTTGGTGCATTTTTTGGTGGTGGTATTATTTTTCTGATAAGGGTTCTGGGTGGTTGGGCTTATAAAAAAGAGGTGATGGGGATGGGGGATGTTTATCTTGTCGCATTGATTGGTGCTTTTGTGGGATTTCCAATGATAATCCCCGCAATATTTATTGCTGCATTGGTTGGTACAATTTTCGGCATAATTTATCTCGCTGTAACACATCAGAGCAAAGATAACCCTATACCGTTTGGTCCGTTTTTAAGTGCTGGTGGTGCGATTGTAGTAATATTTCACCACCAAATAATACACTTTTTGCGAAGTTTAGGTATCTACTTTTGA
- the polX gene encoding DNA polymerase/3'-5' exonuclease PolX yields the protein MKKNREIADIFNQIADALEYKGENVFRVVAYRKAARILEELTEDVEELLKSGRLKSLPGIGEGMAEKIEEYLKTGKIQKYIEATKGIPPSLLELLNIQNLGPKTLALANKHLGVKNLEDLKRVIADGSLAKLPQMGEKKVENIKKGIELYERSHERLSIAVAESIASNVVEYLKKNAPILQISPAGSLRRWKETIGDIDILVTGKDHKKIVDAFTKYPEAEQIISAGETKSSILVQGGIQVDIRIVDKKSYGAALQYFTGSKAHNVKLRGIAVSKKWKLNEYGLFEGEKAIAGEDEEDVYKKLGLQWIPPELREDRGEVELAQKNELPKLVELSDIKGDLQMHSNYSDSSATIEELALAAQKMGYEYILITDHSRSAKYAHGLEIDRLYKQWEEIDLLNKKFKNFKILKGIEVDILPNGKLDYPDKILEELDVVVASVHQGFTKNVTERICSAMENPYVDIIGHPTGRLISKREGYAVDIEKIIKKAAETKTFLECNAYPDRLDLNDINLKRCKELGAKVSIGTDAHGVEELKWMKFGVATCRRGWLEKNDVVNTYPLEKLLKSRKINQK from the coding sequence ATGAAAAAGAACAGGGAAATTGCCGATATCTTTAATCAAATCGCTGATGCCCTTGAATATAAAGGTGAGAATGTATTCAGGGTTGTGGCATATCGCAAGGCAGCAAGAATTCTTGAAGAATTAACAGAAGATGTTGAAGAACTTTTGAAGTCTGGAAGACTAAAGAGCCTCCCTGGAATTGGTGAGGGTATGGCCGAAAAGATAGAAGAATATTTAAAAACCGGAAAAATCCAGAAATATATAGAGGCAACAAAAGGGATTCCTCCATCTTTACTTGAATTACTCAATATCCAGAATCTCGGACCAAAAACACTTGCCCTTGCAAATAAGCATCTTGGTGTTAAAAATCTTGAAGACTTAAAAAGGGTTATCGCGGATGGCAGTCTTGCAAAACTTCCCCAGATGGGTGAAAAGAAGGTAGAAAATATAAAAAAGGGTATTGAGTTGTATGAAAGAAGTCACGAGCGTCTCTCTATTGCAGTTGCTGAATCAATTGCTTCAAATGTAGTTGAATATCTTAAAAAAAACGCACCAATATTACAGATCTCACCAGCCGGCTCTTTAAGAAGATGGAAAGAAACCATTGGTGATATTGATATTCTTGTCACCGGAAAAGACCATAAAAAGATTGTTGATGCGTTTACTAAATATCCAGAAGCAGAGCAGATTATCTCCGCCGGCGAGACAAAGAGTTCAATCCTTGTCCAGGGTGGTATTCAGGTTGATATAAGAATCGTTGATAAAAAATCATATGGTGCGGCATTGCAATATTTTACAGGTTCAAAGGCACACAATGTGAAATTACGTGGCATAGCAGTAAGTAAAAAATGGAAACTAAATGAATATGGACTTTTTGAAGGTGAAAAAGCCATTGCTGGAGAAGATGAAGAAGATGTCTATAAAAAACTTGGTTTGCAATGGATACCACCGGAATTGCGTGAGGACCGTGGTGAAGTAGAACTTGCACAAAAAAATGAATTGCCAAAACTTGTAGAACTTTCCGACATAAAAGGTGACCTCCAGATGCATTCTAATTACTCTGATTCTTCAGCCACAATTGAAGAACTGGCTTTGGCTGCACAGAAAATGGGATACGAATATATTTTAATTACTGACCATTCCCGCTCGGCAAAATATGCACATGGGCTTGAGATTGACCGATTATACAAACAATGGGAAGAGATAGATTTATTGAATAAAAAATTTAAAAATTTTAAAATTCTAAAAGGCATTGAGGTTGATATACTACCGAATGGGAAACTTGATTATCCCGACAAAATTTTGGAGGAGCTTGATGTGGTTGTAGCATCAGTCCACCAGGGATTTACAAAAAATGTTACTGAACGGATATGTTCTGCAATGGAAAACCCGTATGTTGACATAATAGGACATCCAACTGGAAGGCTTATTTCTAAACGAGAAGGTTATGCGGTTGATATTGAAAAAATAATTAAAAAGGCAGCCGAAACGAAAACATTTTTAGAATGTAATGCCTATCCTGACCGGCTTGATTTAAATGATATAAATTTAAAAAGGTGCAAAGAACTTGGTGCAAAAGTCAGTATAGGAACCGATGCCCATGGTGTAGAAGAATTAAAATGGATGAAGTTTGGGGTTGCAACCTGTCGCCGCGGTTGGCTTGAAAAGAATGACGTTGTAAATACTTACCCCCTAGAAAAATTACTTAAGTCGAGAAAAATTAATCAAAAGTAG
- a CDS encoding NAD-dependent deacylase, with product MIDNAIRILKSSKSLFVLTGAGISAESGIPTFRGKDGLWKNYSATDLATPEAFERNPELVWEWYRWRQEIISRAQPNLGHYALVDLENHFERFLLLTQNVDNLHQRAGSKNVLELHGNIFRTRCLKCGKIDKIENARIEKMPYCKCGGLLRPDVVWFGEAIPQDAWQKSIEFLTSADTAIICGTSGVVWPAAGIPEIAGNYGVKTIEINLEPTPITSVVDVSIVSPAGKILPEIVRVLIN from the coding sequence ATGATTGATAACGCAATTAGAATATTAAAGAGTTCAAAAAGTTTGTTTGTGCTCACCGGTGCAGGGATTTCTGCGGAGAGTGGGATTCCTACATTCCGGGGCAAAGATGGATTATGGAAGAATTATTCAGCAACTGATCTGGCAACACCCGAGGCATTTGAGAGAAATCCAGAACTGGTCTGGGAATGGTACAGGTGGCGGCAGGAGATTATTTCCAGGGCACAACCCAATCTTGGACATTATGCGCTCGTTGATTTAGAAAATCATTTTGAAAGATTTTTGCTCCTGACCCAGAATGTTGATAATCTCCACCAGCGTGCGGGTTCAAAAAATGTCTTAGAACTGCATGGCAATATATTCAGAACCAGATGTTTGAAATGTGGAAAAATAGACAAGATTGAAAATGCCAGGATTGAAAAGATGCCTTATTGTAAATGTGGTGGTTTATTAAGGCCGGATGTTGTCTGGTTTGGTGAGGCAATACCTCAGGATGCATGGCAAAAGTCAATTGAGTTTTTAACTTCCGCGGATACCGCAATTATCTGTGGTACATCCGGGGTGGTTTGGCCTGCTGCTGGTATCCCTGAAATTGCTGGAAACTACGGGGTCAAGACGATAGAAATAAATCTTGAACCCACACCTATAACTTCGGTTGTGGATGTAAGTATTGTTTCTCCAGCAGGTAAGATTCTGCCCGAAATAGTCAGGGTTTTAATCAATTAA
- a CDS encoding CPBP family intramembrane glutamic endopeptidase — protein sequence MKNWINEIIAELKKFDLEVLVIICYSTFVLLFSLYLKRTRIFFPNESFFEKMLVLGIMYGTSPVIPMLLFKNKPKDYGIRIGDYKVWAKDILIILCIMIPILLVAFIFTNFKTVYPLSHTARRGINNLLIYEFVHLCYMFGWELFFRGFMLFGLSKKIDHRLAILIQTIPFALLHYRKPPLEAYGSIIAGIFLGMIAIRGKSFLPCAILHFSVALIADILGLIF from the coding sequence ATGAAGAATTGGATAAATGAGATAATCGCTGAGCTCAAAAAATTTGATTTAGAGGTTCTGGTGATTATCTGTTATTCAACTTTTGTATTACTATTTTCGCTCTACCTCAAGCGAACAAGAATATTCTTCCCCAATGAATCTTTTTTTGAAAAAATGCTTGTGCTCGGAATAATGTATGGAACCTCACCGGTGATTCCAATGCTCCTATTTAAAAATAAACCAAAAGATTATGGAATACGAATCGGTGATTATAAGGTTTGGGCCAAAGATATTTTGATAATCCTTTGTATAATGATTCCTATTCTGCTGGTTGCATTCATATTCACTAATTTCAAGACGGTATATCCGCTCTCTCACACTGCCCGACGGGGAATCAACAATCTTTTAATCTATGAGTTTGTCCATTTATGTTATATGTTTGGCTGGGAACTATTCTTCCGCGGATTTATGCTCTTTGGTCTTTCAAAAAAGATTGACCACAGATTGGCAATACTAATTCAGACCATTCCATTTGCCTTGCTCCACTACCGTAAACCACCCCTTGAAGCATATGGCTCAATCATTGCGGGAATTTTCCTGGGAATGATTGCCATTCGCGGCAAGAGTTTTTTGCCCTGTGCAATACTACATTTTTCAGTAGCATTAATCGCGGATATTTTGGGATTGATATTTTAA
- a CDS encoding HAMP domain-containing sensor histidine kinase yields MKKNLFIISVIIIACGAGFFSVYLNNTHLTQTFEQSSENTFFLLTSLVEHYLYESKNSDKGISNIKINEIFDRIVETSDLLYFAVLDENKKPVIFSTLYEDYLPIRGEGKYVIKTPAGNIFQIERKLFDKYFVAGFALRPLENIRFTNSFLIISIIGIFAVSTLILSVGVMQLEKYKTAKEKEVANLREINALATGFSHEFRNSLHTLSLLARALSGDEAKILNAEIERMKAVMDSLKLLSRAEIKKEKIEVQDLMNEVLSICKGIIPEGVNVNQSVKPNLIITGDSVLLTTALVNLIRNSIEAKAKNIMVSSFKKGNKILIEIIDDGAGVDKNDINRIFEPFYSKKGQTGLGLYLVKKIITAHSGNIEVYSDNGTKFVVSLKEG; encoded by the coding sequence GTGAAGAAGAATTTGTTTATCATATCGGTCATAATCATTGCTTGTGGTGCGGGCTTTTTTTCTGTTTACTTGAACAATACCCATCTTACCCAAACCTTTGAGCAGTCATCAGAAAATACCTTTTTTCTACTTACCAGTCTTGTGGAGCACTATTTGTATGAATCAAAGAATAGCGATAAAGGAATTAGTAATATCAAGATAAATGAAATCTTTGATCGGATAGTTGAAACTTCAGACCTTCTGTATTTTGCAGTGCTGGATGAAAATAAAAAGCCCGTGATATTCAGCACTCTATATGAGGACTATCTACCTATTAGAGGAGAAGGTAAATATGTGATAAAGACCCCTGCGGGCAATATTTTTCAGATTGAACGAAAGCTCTTTGATAAATATTTTGTTGCTGGTTTTGCATTGAGACCCCTGGAAAATATCCGATTTACAAATTCTTTTCTTATCATTTCTATTATTGGAATTTTTGCGGTCAGCACTTTGATTCTTTCGGTCGGTGTAATGCAACTTGAAAAATATAAAACTGCAAAAGAAAAGGAAGTTGCCAATTTGCGAGAGATAAATGCCCTTGCTACAGGATTCAGCCATGAATTCAGGAATTCACTCCATACCCTATCGCTTCTTGCCCGCGCACTCAGCGGTGACGAAGCAAAAATCTTGAATGCCGAGATTGAAAGAATGAAGGCAGTGATGGATTCTTTGAAATTGTTGAGTCGGGCTGAAATAAAAAAAGAAAAGATAGAAGTCCAGGACTTGATGAATGAAGTACTCTCTATTTGTAAAGGAATCATACCCGAAGGTGTCAATGTCAATCAGAGTGTAAAGCCAAATCTTATTATCACCGGTGATTCGGTGCTTCTGACCACTGCCCTGGTCAATCTGATAAGAAATAGCATAGAAGCAAAGGCAAAGAATATAATGGTGAGCAGCTTTAAGAAGGGAAATAAGATCTTAATAGAAATCATTGATGATGGAGCAGGGGTTGATAAAAACGATATCAACCGCATATTTGAACCATTTTATTCTAAAAAAGGGCAGACCGGTCTTGGTTTGTATCTGGTGAAAAAGATAATCACCGCTCATTCCGGCAATATAGAAGTATATTCTGATAACGGAACGAAGTTTGTAGTTAGTCTAAAAGAAGGTTAG
- a CDS encoding sigma-54 dependent transcriptional regulator has product MKLLLVEDEQAQRALLKRILEKEGYIVSEAEDGKRAIELFTNEDFDIVLLDQRLPDMSGIEVIEKLKEISPIVPVIMITAYANVQDAVKAMKMGAFHYLNKPVDPDELLITIQKATDTLNLKRENEELKRQLRIKYQSDRIIYKSEKMEKVMSLVYRAAQSDASVLITGESGTGKELVAGAIHNLSKRKDKNFVVAHLAALPETLIEAELFGHERGAFTGADKRRIGKFEFASGGTIFLDEIGELPQTVQVKLLRVLQEKKITRLGSNEEIPVDIRTICATNKNIEEEVAVGRFRDDLYYRLNVIRIHIPPLRERKEDIPLLIDNFIKVYSARENKKIKGISDEALKTITRYNFPGNIRELENIIERAIVFARGELITTDDLPEYLITQKVYNLGTGKLNETVEKIEREMIEMALKKHNNNQTRAAEELGISERVLRYKIKKYKIK; this is encoded by the coding sequence ATGAAGTTGTTATTGGTTGAAGATGAACAGGCACAGCGAGCACTTTTGAAAAGAATTTTGGAAAAAGAAGGATACATAGTAAGCGAGGCAGAGGACGGCAAAAGAGCAATAGAATTATTCACCAATGAAGATTTTGATATTGTTTTGCTTGACCAGCGTCTGCCGGATATGAGCGGAATTGAGGTGATTGAAAAGTTAAAAGAGATAAGTCCCATTGTTCCCGTGATAATGATTACCGCCTATGCCAATGTGCAGGATGCAGTAAAGGCAATGAAAATGGGGGCATTCCATTATCTTAACAAACCGGTTGACCCTGATGAATTGCTCATAACGATTCAGAAGGCGACTGATACACTCAATCTAAAGAGAGAAAATGAAGAATTAAAAAGACAGTTGAGGATAAAATATCAGTCGGACCGCATTATCTATAAATCAGAAAAAATGGAAAAGGTGATGTCCCTTGTTTATCGGGCGGCTCAGAGTGATGCCAGTGTCCTGATCACCGGGGAGAGCGGAACCGGTAAGGAATTAGTTGCAGGTGCTATTCACAACTTATCAAAAAGAAAGGACAAAAATTTTGTGGTGGCACATCTTGCCGCATTACCTGAAACCCTGATTGAGGCAGAATTATTCGGGCATGAGCGTGGTGCTTTTACTGGTGCAGATAAAAGAAGAATCGGGAAATTTGAATTTGCCTCTGGCGGAACGATATTTCTTGATGAGATTGGCGAACTCCCACAGACCGTGCAGGTAAAATTGCTCCGGGTGCTTCAGGAGAAGAAGATTACCCGTCTTGGGTCTAACGAAGAAATACCAGTAGATATTAGAACCATTTGTGCGACGAACAAAAATATTGAAGAAGAAGTAGCGGTGGGAAGATTCCGCGATGATTTGTATTATCGTCTCAATGTGATAAGAATACATATTCCACCCTTGCGCGAAAGAAAAGAAGATATTCCTTTGCTTATTGATAATTTTATAAAAGTCTATTCCGCGCGGGAAAATAAAAAGATTAAAGGAATAAGTGATGAGGCATTGAAGACAATTACAAGATATAATTTTCCGGGCAATATCCGGGAACTGGAAAATATTATTGAACGGGCGATTGTCTTTGCACGGGGTGAGTTGATTACCACAGATGACCTGCCTGAATATTTAATTACGCAAAAAGTATATAATTTAGGAACAGGAAAATTGAACGAAACAGTGGAAAAGATTGAAAGAGAAATGATTGAAATGGCATTAAAAAAACATAATAATAATCAAACCCGCGCCGCTGAAGAACTGGGCATTTCAGAGCGGGTTTTGAGGTATAAGATTAAGAAATACAAAATTAAATAA
- the queC gene encoding 7-cyano-7-deazaguanine synthase QueC: MKPKSIILLSGGLDSTVSASIAVKKTKPLFALTIDYGQRAAKMEILASKRICRALKIKHRIIQLPFFKEFKKCSLITDYRSPTNLKDIWVPNRNALFINIAACFAEYYKANMIVTGFNLEEAREFPDNTKDFINAINKTLQFSTLKKVKVVSYVANYTKKEIYKLGIKYNVPLQYIYSCYLGGKKMCGKCPSCKKLLEAIK; encoded by the coding sequence ATGAAACCCAAAAGTATTATCCTTTTATCGGGTGGGCTGGATTCAACCGTGAGTGCCTCAATTGCAGTAAAAAAGACAAAACCATTATTTGCCCTGACGATTGATTATGGACAGCGTGCCGCAAAGATGGAGATTTTAGCTTCCAAGCGAATCTGCCGTGCCTTAAAAATCAAACACCGAATAATTCAACTGCCATTTTTCAAAGAATTCAAAAAATGTTCTTTAATTACCGATTACCGATCACCAACTAACTTAAAAGACATCTGGGTTCCTAACCGAAATGCTTTATTTATCAATATTGCAGCCTGCTTTGCTGAATACTACAAGGCAAACATGATTGTCACTGGATTCAATCTTGAAGAGGCAAGGGAATTTCCGGATAATACAAAAGATTTCATAAATGCAATTAACAAGACCCTGCAATTCAGCACATTGAAAAAGGTAAAAGTCGTAAGTTATGTCGCAAATTATACAAAAAAAGAGATTTACAAACTTGGCATAAAATACAACGTCCCTTTGCAATACATATATTCCTGTTATCTCGGTGGCAAAAAAATGTGTGGCAAATGCCCATCGTGCAAGAAATTACTTGAGGCAATAAAATAA